The following coding sequences are from one Streptomyces angustmyceticus window:
- a CDS encoding bifunctional 4-hydroxy-2-oxoglutarate aldolase/2-dehydro-3-deoxy-phosphogluconate aldolase, with product MYRWEITRAALAQRVFAIVRSRTYDEASATADTLLSAGIISLEISLTTPFALEAVTTLSRELGDDAIIGAGTVLDAASARMAVDAGARYLVSPSLDAEVIRTGHRYGIPVFPGVSTPTEMVRALELGADAVKLFPASAYDPSWLAEVRASLPQVPVLPTGGVTVDNAPEWIAAGAVAVGMGTALSEGDRDTVAKRAADLLNRLDEAAPDRPTTRGTADLYED from the coding sequence GTGTATCGCTGGGAGATCACCCGGGCCGCGCTGGCGCAGCGGGTTTTCGCCATCGTCCGCAGCAGAACCTACGACGAGGCGAGCGCGACGGCCGACACCCTGCTGTCGGCGGGCATCATCAGCCTGGAGATATCCCTCACCACCCCCTTCGCCCTGGAGGCGGTGACGACGCTCAGCCGCGAACTCGGTGACGACGCCATCATCGGCGCCGGCACGGTCCTGGACGCGGCATCGGCCCGGATGGCGGTCGACGCGGGCGCCCGCTACCTGGTCTCGCCGAGCCTCGACGCCGAGGTCATCCGTACCGGCCACCGCTACGGCATCCCGGTCTTCCCCGGCGTCTCCACGCCGACGGAGATGGTCCGCGCGCTCGAACTCGGCGCGGACGCGGTCAAGCTGTTCCCCGCGTCGGCGTACGACCCGTCCTGGCTGGCGGAGGTCCGCGCCTCGCTGCCGCAGGTACCGGTGCTGCCGACGGGCGGGGTCACGGTCGACAACGCCCCGGAGTGGATCGCGGCGGGCGCGGTCGCGGTCGGCATGGGGACGGCGCTCTCCGAGGGCGACCGCGACACCGTGGCCAAGCGCGCCGCCGACCTCCTCAACCGCCTGGACGAGGCCGCTCCCGACCGCCCGACGACCCGGGGCACCGCGGACCTCTACGAGGACTGA
- a CDS encoding transporter substrate-binding domain-containing protein — MKRAATLSALACLLAVTAAAPAVSHAPAGRGATTAAAGRASALDTVPRRGVLRVCTTGDYRPFSHLDRTTGSYSGVDITMAADLAKSLDATPRYVATTWAGLVGDLSAGRCDIAMGGVSVTLQRARHVAFSEPTRTDGKTPIVRCADKDKYRTLAQIDRPGTRVVVNPGGTNEEFARAHLKRATLTVHPDNTTIFDEIIAGRADVMMTDAGETRYQAKIHPELCSLHPDQPFSFSEKAYALPRGDHDFQEYVDQWVHLATHDGTYRKYEDAWMK, encoded by the coding sequence ATGAAGCGCGCCGCCACCCTCTCCGCCCTGGCCTGTCTGCTCGCCGTCACCGCCGCCGCCCCGGCGGTGTCGCACGCACCGGCCGGCCGAGGGGCCACCACCGCCGCCGCCGGCCGGGCATCGGCCCTCGACACCGTTCCCCGGCGCGGGGTGCTGCGTGTCTGCACCACCGGCGACTACCGCCCCTTCAGCCACCTCGACCGCACGACCGGCAGCTACAGCGGTGTCGACATCACGATGGCCGCGGACCTCGCCAAGAGCCTTGACGCCACACCCCGTTACGTGGCGACGACCTGGGCCGGGCTGGTCGGCGACCTGTCCGCCGGCCGCTGCGACATCGCGATGGGCGGCGTCTCGGTCACCCTCCAGCGCGCCCGCCACGTCGCCTTCAGCGAGCCCACCCGCACCGACGGCAAGACACCCATCGTGCGGTGCGCCGACAAGGACAAGTACCGGACCCTGGCCCAGATCGACCGGCCGGGGACCAGGGTCGTCGTCAACCCCGGCGGCACGAACGAGGAGTTCGCCCGCGCCCACCTCAAGCGGGCCACGCTCACGGTCCACCCGGACAACACCACGATCTTCGACGAGATCATCGCGGGCCGCGCGGACGTGATGATGACCGACGCCGGTGAGACCCGCTACCAGGCCAAGATCCACCCCGAACTCTGCTCGCTCCACCCGGACCAGCCCTTCTCCTTCTCCGAGAAGGCCTACGCGCTGCCCCGCGGCGACCACGACTTCCAGGAGTACGTGGACCAGTGGGTGCATCTGGCCACCCATGACGGCACGTACCGGAAGTACGAGGACGCCTGGATGAAGTAG
- a CDS encoding GntR family transcriptional regulator → MGKRDTEALGAESPVQFSVDRSSPVPLYFQLSQQLEAAIEHGKLAPGSLLGNEIELAGRLGLSRPTVRQAIQSLVDKGLLVRRRGIGTQVVHSQVKRPLELSSLYDDLEAAGQKPATRVLLNTTAEADAEVAAALGIAEGAEVALVERLRLAHGEPVAHLRNLLPAGLLTLETAALEETGLYRLMRSAGITLHSARQAVGARAASAEEGERLGEPEGAPLLTMQRTTFDDTGRAVEFGTHVYRASRYAFEFQLLVRP, encoded by the coding sequence GTGGGGAAACGCGATACAGAAGCCCTGGGTGCCGAGAGCCCCGTCCAGTTCAGCGTGGACCGGAGCAGTCCGGTCCCGTTGTATTTCCAGCTGTCCCAGCAGCTGGAGGCCGCGATCGAGCACGGCAAGCTGGCTCCCGGCAGCCTGCTCGGCAACGAGATCGAGCTGGCCGGCCGGCTCGGCCTGTCCCGGCCGACGGTGCGGCAGGCGATCCAGTCGCTGGTCGACAAGGGGCTGCTGGTGCGCCGCCGGGGGATCGGCACCCAGGTCGTCCACAGCCAGGTCAAGCGCCCGCTGGAGCTGAGCAGCCTCTACGACGACCTGGAGGCGGCCGGGCAGAAGCCCGCCACCCGTGTGCTGCTCAACACCACCGCCGAGGCCGACGCCGAGGTCGCCGCCGCGCTGGGCATCGCCGAGGGGGCCGAGGTCGCACTGGTCGAGCGGCTGCGGCTGGCGCACGGTGAGCCCGTCGCGCATCTGCGCAACCTGCTGCCCGCGGGGCTGCTCACGCTGGAGACCGCCGCACTGGAGGAGACCGGGCTCTACCGCCTGATGCGGTCGGCCGGCATCACCCTGCACAGCGCCCGGCAGGCGGTCGGCGCGCGCGCCGCGAGTGCCGAGGAGGGCGAGCGGCTCGGGGAGCCCGAGGGCGCCCCGCTGCTCACGATGCAGCGGACCACCTTCGACGACACCGGCCGCGCGGTGGAGTTCGGCACGCACGTCTACCGCGCCTCCCGCTACGCCTTCGAGTTCCAGCTCCTCGTACGGCCCTGA
- a CDS encoding VOC family protein, whose amino-acid sequence MSVRRVVPDIQSDALEENRAFYGLLGFEEVMNQGWVMTLASPANPTAQLTFMTHDETAPVTPDMSIEVEDVDAVHAAVQAAGADIVRPLRDEEWGVRRFFVRDPNGRIVNVLAHRAPSRENEHGNEN is encoded by the coding sequence ATGTCCGTACGTCGCGTCGTCCCCGATATCCAGTCCGATGCCCTGGAGGAAAACCGCGCGTTCTACGGCCTGTTGGGGTTCGAGGAGGTCATGAACCAGGGCTGGGTCATGACGCTGGCGTCGCCCGCCAACCCCACCGCCCAGCTCACCTTCATGACCCACGACGAGACCGCCCCGGTCACCCCCGACATGAGCATCGAGGTCGAGGACGTGGACGCGGTCCACGCCGCCGTGCAGGCCGCCGGCGCGGACATCGTCCGGCCGCTCCGGGACGAGGAGTGGGGCGTCCGCCGGTTCTTCGTCAGGGATCCGAACGGCCGGATCGTCAATGTCCTCGCACACCGGGCACCGTCCCGCGAGAACGAGCACGGGAACGAGAACTAG
- a CDS encoding ribonuclease domain-containing protein, with protein MRIPPRITRFGAAGALASALLIGGTAVSATPALATTPTAASYAATAHAPAAHVADVGKVCYSKLPSQAHDTLDLIAKGGPYPYPKDGTVFDNREGILPSQSADYYHEFTVVTPGSPDRGARRIVTGEKKEEDYYTADHYKTFDLVDRGC; from the coding sequence ATGAGAATCCCCCCACGGATCACCAGGTTCGGCGCCGCGGGCGCCCTCGCTTCGGCCCTTCTCATCGGCGGGACCGCGGTCTCCGCCACGCCCGCCCTCGCCACGACCCCCACGGCCGCCTCGTACGCCGCGACGGCGCACGCCCCGGCCGCGCACGTCGCGGACGTCGGCAAGGTCTGCTACTCCAAGCTGCCCTCGCAGGCCCACGACACCCTCGACCTGATCGCCAAGGGCGGGCCCTACCCGTACCCCAAGGACGGCACGGTCTTCGACAACCGGGAGGGCATCCTCCCGTCCCAGAGCGCGGACTACTACCACGAGTTCACCGTGGTCACGCCCGGCTCGCCGGACCGCGGTGCGCGACGCATCGTCACCGGCGAGAAGAAGGAAGAGGACTACTACACCGCCGACCACTACAAGACGTTCGACCTCGTCGACCGGGGCTGCTGA